Proteins from a genomic interval of Lusitaniella coriacea LEGE 07157:
- the nfi gene encoding deoxyribonuclease V (cleaves DNA at apurinic or apyrimidinic sites), whose protein sequence is MEPAKIFQGNIQEALNQPWPQTVDAARKIQEQLRSQVIRDDGFSTVQYVAGVDVGFEDNYRITKAAVAVLRYPSLELVERAIARIPTTFPYIPGFLSFREIPALLQALQKLNTIPDLILCDGQGFAHPRRFGIACHLGVLLDVPAIGVAKSRLIGTHEELAAEKGSWQSLWDKEERVGAILRSRANVKPLYISIGHKISLETAINWVLRCTPKYRLPETTRLADRFASAREG, encoded by the coding sequence ATGGAACCTGCAAAAATTTTTCAGGGGAACATTCAAGAAGCTCTGAACCAACCTTGGCCGCAAACGGTAGACGCGGCAAGGAAAATTCAAGAGCAATTGCGTTCCCAAGTGATAAGAGACGATGGCTTTAGTACAGTACAGTACGTTGCGGGAGTCGATGTGGGGTTTGAGGATAATTATCGAATTACCAAAGCCGCAGTGGCAGTATTGCGCTACCCTTCTTTAGAGCTTGTAGAACGCGCGATCGCGCGCATCCCGACAACTTTCCCCTACATCCCCGGTTTCCTCTCCTTCCGGGAGATTCCAGCCCTCTTACAAGCGCTTCAAAAATTGAATACCATTCCCGATTTGATTTTGTGCGACGGTCAGGGTTTTGCCCATCCTCGCCGCTTCGGTATTGCCTGTCATCTCGGCGTGTTGTTGGATGTCCCCGCAATTGGCGTGGCGAAGTCCCGCTTGATTGGAACTCACGAGGAATTGGCAGCAGAAAAGGGCAGTTGGCAGTCTCTTTGGGATAAGGAAGAACGAGTTGGGGCGATTCTAAGGTCGCGCGCGAATGTTAAACCCCTCTACATTTCTATCGGTCACAAAATTTCCCTGGAAACGGCAATTAATTGGGTATTGCGCTGCACCCCCAAGTATCGCCTTCCAGAAACCACGCGCTTGGCAGATCGTTTTGCCTCGGCACGAGAGGGCTAG